In the genome of Propionispora hippei DSM 15287, one region contains:
- a CDS encoding DUF3794 domain-containing protein, whose product MNRHWIRHFPHPGYDYGYPYYIRPMLTEQLIGRRTTSKSIDICIVVPRRRPAIEQVIRAYVHRLRVTCVDVVMNEVIVRGHFDVKLLYVGCVPSQSVHAVALRRVRFTAAVYVPGACYGMTATARVYADYVDADCDDWRNYYGEDDDSELPYLYEYDEWLRHKCCTRRCNVSVSLGITASVFGNRPLWPQSPPMMPYYPKG is encoded by the coding sequence ATGAACAGACACTGGATCAGGCATTTCCCTCACCCTGGCTATGACTACGGTTATCCATACTATATCCGGCCGATGCTGACCGAGCAACTGATAGGCCGTAGAACCACTTCCAAGTCAATAGACATTTGTATTGTTGTCCCCCGCCGCCGGCCTGCCATTGAACAGGTCATCCGGGCTTATGTGCACCGGTTGCGGGTTACCTGTGTAGACGTGGTGATGAATGAAGTCATTGTCCGCGGCCATTTCGATGTAAAGCTGTTATATGTTGGTTGTGTACCCAGTCAGTCGGTACATGCCGTGGCATTGCGGCGCGTCCGGTTTACTGCTGCCGTGTATGTGCCGGGAGCCTGTTATGGTATGACAGCTACGGCCCGGGTATATGCGGATTATGTTGATGCGGACTGTGATGACTGGCGGAATTACTACGGAGAAGATGATGACAGTGAGTTACCGTATCTGTATGAATATGATGAATGGTTGCGGCACAAATGCTGTACCCGGCGGTGTAATGTCAGCGTCTCCCTGGGCATCACAGCCAGCGTGTTTGGCAACAGACCTTTGTGGCCGCAGAGTCCCCCGATGATGCCGTACTATCCGAAAGGATAA
- a CDS encoding uracil-DNA glycosylase yields MSILKNDWQELLEEEFNQEYYLQLRQWLIREYQTKRIYPDKYDIFNALHFTAYREVKVVILGQDPYHGPNQAHGLSFSVKPGIVPPPSLLNIYKELQDDLGCYIPNNGYLKKWAEQGVLLLNTVLTVIAGQAASHKNRGWEMFTDKVIRLLNDRTDPLVFILWGSHAHSKRALITNPRHQILASPHPSPLSATKGFFGSKPFSKANQLLVAMGKTPIDWQIENL; encoded by the coding sequence CAGCTAAGACAATGGTTAATCAGAGAGTACCAAACCAAGCGAATTTATCCTGACAAATATGATATTTTTAATGCCCTTCATTTCACGGCATACCGGGAGGTAAAGGTGGTCATTCTGGGACAAGACCCCTATCATGGACCGAACCAGGCCCATGGCCTTAGCTTCTCCGTTAAGCCGGGGATTGTTCCGCCGCCTTCGCTTTTGAACATTTATAAAGAATTGCAGGACGATCTAGGGTGTTATATACCGAATAACGGGTATTTGAAAAAGTGGGCTGAGCAGGGGGTACTGCTGCTCAACACCGTTCTAACAGTGATAGCCGGTCAGGCAGCTTCCCATAAGAACCGTGGCTGGGAGATGTTCACCGATAAAGTGATTCGCCTCTTAAATGACCGGACCGATCCGCTGGTGTTTATCCTCTGGGGCAGTCATGCCCATTCAAAGCGGGCGCTGATTACCAATCCCCGCCACCAGATTCTGGCTTCTCCCCATCCTAGTCCTTTGTCGGCTACCAAGGGTTTCTTTGGAAGCAAGCCTTTCTCCAAGGCTAATCAGCTTTTGGTGGCCATGGGCAAAACACCGATTGACTGGCAGATTGAAAATCTATAG